The Triticum aestivum cultivar Chinese Spring chromosome 7B, IWGSC CS RefSeq v2.1, whole genome shotgun sequence genome window below encodes:
- the LOC123156514 gene encoding uncharacterized protein isoform X1, which produces MSLPLSGHRTILLLILIELLVPLRCAGESATCLAVYREGGAPAVYQSAHCPRWTILSAGEGDGDKGPSSPQPRRCHVAAHRGRRRSQEDRAVCALGIRIPFIEQMRIKEVDVGVMAIFDGHNGDEASEMASKLLLEYLLLHVYFLLDGIYSIIFRNSTGKLTHKEVTILNSVLDLYKEDQPNHGQRSCWTSPTILDRSFHMEILKESLLRAVQDIDLTFSKEALRKKFKSGSTATVVLIADGQIITANVGDSKAFLCSRSHAPYRQKRKRRRKRNSSNHEDFALANYGGPLYNVKELTRDHHPDREDERRRVEAAGGYVLEWAGVYRVNGELALSRAIGDVPFKRYGVISTPELTGWQLLSANDSFLIASSDGVFEKMSMQDVCDMMLYAKYGVNQDFEPLAVVQQNLADFIVHLALQKGTTDNVAAVVVPLGSPSSSGARIEDWHHLEENSVTSVLPLQTIPYQHKSDDGVSSAVIEMEYFKRSLAKFQRFLVDAKLKRLGCFYLSESLDEDMDFIFRVPKDYQHEGVHDFNHMATENVLSSDGNLEKYKDRNFCWHLVHQDDEMGRCTSPEGFANYFGLLNSVSHNGNRSSSSHAFGYKIADIRYKLKRRFDRGSYGEVWLAFRWNCSDDVDVHKDPSHFSTILTPDSYNCTSSNTASSSDENHGSDMIDGDLFILKRIMVERGNAAYLSGLREKYFGELFSNASKTLEVLSRMESSSATFPMDMQFIEYTFPEQNISAVEESLKHVARFIESFESESREIWLVYRNEGRSLSKLLYAAEETKLVTGDDTERVRYIQVLQPSKWWYWLRTTKAGQTQMQNLLWQLLMGLKACHDRNITHRDIKPENMIICFEDLKTGKCLREIPSEATENKLNMRLIDFGSAIDDFTLKHLYGSGPTRCVIIFSLLSFIRAYIYEVVGFRSEQTFEYTPPEALLNSSWFQGSKSARLKYDIWSVGVVMLELIVGSPHVFQISDRARILMDQRLEGWSEETKELAYKLRSYMELCILVPGISTQQQGSINSERGHGGLASWKCSEESFARQVKILDPLKMGFPNLWALRLARQLLVWHHEDRLSVDEALNHPYFQEPP; this is translated from the exons ATGTCCTTACCGCTATCCGGCCACCGTACCATCCTCCTTCTCATCCTCATCGAGCTcctagtgccgctccggtgcgcGGGGGAGTCGGCGACGTGCCTTGCTGTGTACCGCGAGGGCGGCGCGCCCGCGGTGTACCAGTCCGCGCACTGCCCCCGCTGGACCATCCTCTCCGCCGGCGAGGGGGATGGGGACAAGggcccctcctccccgcagccgagGAGGTGCCATGTGGCGGCTCACCGTGGCCGCCGCCGCTCCCAGGAGGACCGCGCCGTCTGCGCTCTCGGCATCCGCATCCCCTTCATAG AGCAAATGAGAATTAAAGAGGTGGATGTCGGAGTGATGGCCATATTTGATGGTCATAATGGAGATGAGGCCAGTGAGATGGCTTCTAAGCTCTTACTGGAGTACTTGTTGCTTCATGTTTATTTTCTTCTTGACGGTATATACTCCATCATATTCAGAAACTCAACCGGAAAGCTGACACATAAGGAAGTTACTATTCTTAACAGTGTTCTTGACCTGTACAAAGAGGATCAGCCCAATCATGGCCAGAG GTCATGTTGGACATCACCCACTATTCTAGATCGATCTTTTCACATGGAAATTCTGAAGGAATCATTATTGAGGGCAGTTCAGGATATTGACCTAACATTCTCCAAGGAAG CTTTACGAAAAAAATTCAAGTCCGGTTCAACAGCTACTGTGGTCTTGATAGCCGATGGCCAAATCATAACGGCTAATGTGGGAGATTCAAAAGCATTTTTGTGCTCACGAAGTCATGCCCCATACCGCCAAAAGA GGAAACGGAGAAGAAAGAGAAACTCTAGCAATCATGAGGACTTTGCTTTGGCAAACTATGGTGGACCACTTTACAATGTAAAGGAGTTAACCAGGGACCATCATCCGGATAGAGAGGATGAGAGAAGGCGTGTAGAAGCTGCTGGTGGTTATGTTCTTGAGTGGGCTGGTGTATACCGTGTTAATGGTGAGCTCGCACTATCTCGAGCTATTGGCGACGTGCCTTTTAAACG GTATGGTGTAATATCCACACCTGAACTGACAGGGTGGCAGCTTCTGTCAGCAAACGATAGCTTTCTTATTGCCTCCTCTGATGGTGTCTTTGAGAAAATGAGTATGCAAGATGTTTGCGACATGATGCTGTATGCGAAATATGGTGTTAACCAGGATTTTGAACCCCTTGCTGTCGTGCAACAGAATTTGGCGGATTTTATAGTTCATCTTGCTTTACagaaaggcacaacagacaatgtAGCAGCTGTGGTTGTTCCATTGGGATCTCCTAGTAGCTCTGGAGCTAGAATAGAAGATTGGCACCATCTTGAAGAAAATTCAGTGACATCTGTTTTGCCTTTACAGACCATTCCATACCAACACAAGTCAG ACGATGGAGTTAGTTCAGCTGTTATTGAAATGGAGTATTTCAAGCGCTCATTGGCAAAGTTCCAGAGATTCTTG GTTGATGCAAAGCTTAAGAGACTCGGTTGTTTCTACTTATCTGAGAGTCTTGATGAAGACATGGACTTTATATTTAGGGTACCCAAGGACTATCAGCATGAAGGAGTCCATGACTTCAATCACATGGCAACTGAAAATGTGTTATCTTCTGATG GAAATCTTGAAAAATACAAGGACAGAAACTTTTGCTGGCACCTTGTCCATCAAGATGATGAAATGGGACGGTGTACTAGTCCTGAAGGGTTTGCAAATTATTTTGGCTTGCTTAATTCTGTCTCACATAATGGAAACAGATCAAGCAGTTCACATGCATTTGGCTATAAGATAGCTGACATCAG GTACAAGCTGAAGAGAAGATTTGATCGCGGTTCATATGGTGAAGTCTGGTTGGCATTTCGTTGGAACTGCTCTGATGATGTAGATGTACATAAAGATCCTTCCCACTTTAGCACTATACTTACACCAGACTCATATAATTGCACAAGTTCAAACACAGCATCGTCATCTGATGAAAATCATGGCTCAGACATGATAGATGGTGATTTATTCATATTGAAGCGCATAATG GTGGAAAGAGGAAATGCTGCTTACTTGAGTGGATTGCGGGAGAAGtattttggagaattattttcaAATGCTTCAAAAACCCTTGAAGTTTTGTCAAGGATGGAATCATCATCTGCAACGTTTCCGATGGACATGCAATTCATTGAGTATACCTTTCCAGAACAGAACATCTCAGCTGTTGAAGAATCACTGAAGCATGTGGCTAGGTTTATAGAATCTTttgaatcagaatcaagggaaatATGGCTTGTGTACCGCAATGAAGGCCGCTCATTGTCAAAATTGTTATATGCTGCTGAAGAAACAAAGTTAGTTACTGGTGATGATACTGAGAGGGTCAGATATATTCAAGTTCTGCAACCATCAAAGTGGTGGTATTGGTTAAGGACTACTAAAGCTGGGCAAACGCAAATGCAAAACCTCTTATGGCAACTG CTGATGGGTCTGAAGGCATGTCATGATCGTAACATCACTCACAGGGATATTAAACCTG AGAACATGATCATCTGCTTTGAGGATTTGAAGACGGGAAAATGTTTAAGAGAGATTCCATCTGAAGCAACGGAAAACAAGCTGAACAT GCGTCTTATTGATTTCGGCAGTGCCATTGATGATTTCACTTTGAAGCATCTTTATGGCTCAGGGCCTACTCGGTGTGTGATAATTTTCTCCCTATTATCATTTATCAGAGCATACATTTATGAGGTTGTTGGGTTTAG GTCTGAGCAGACTTTTGAATACACTCCTCCAGAGGCACTCCTTAATTCAAGCTGGTTTCAGGGATCAAAAAGTGCAAGACTAAA ATATGATATCTGGAGTGTTGGAGTTGTCATGCTGGAGTTGATAGTTGGTTCTCCACATGTTTTCCAGATAAGTGACCGTGCACGTATTTTAATGGATCAACGCCTTGAAGGGTGGAGTGAGGAAACAAAGGAGCTTGCATACAA GTTGAGGTCTTACATGGAACTGTGCATTTTAGTACCGGGGATTTCTACGCagcagcaaggcagcattaattccGAACGG GGCCACGGCGGGTTAGCTTCTTGGAAATGCTCTGAAGAATCATTTGCCCGTCAAGTGAAAATCCTAGACCCTCTTAAAATGGG CTTTCCTAATTTGTGGGCATTGCGACTAGCGCGCCAGCTACTAGTGTGGCATCAT GAGGACCGTCTAAGCGTTGATGAAGCATTGAACCATCCGTACTTCCAAGAGCCACCATAA
- the LOC123156514 gene encoding uncharacterized protein isoform X2, whose translation MSLPLSGHRTILLLILIELLVPLRCAGESATCLAVYREGGAPAVYQSAHCPRWTILSAGEGDGDKGPSSPQPRRCHVAAHRGRRRSQEDRAVCALGIRIPFIEQMRIKEVDVGVMAIFDGHNGDEASEMASKLLLEYLLLHVYFLLDGIYSIIFRNSTGKLTHKEVTILNSVLDLYKEDQPNHGQRSCWTSPTILDRSFHMEILKESLLRAVQDIDLTFSKEALRKKFKSGSTATVVLIADGQIITANVGDSKAFLCSRSHAPYRQKRKRRRKRNSSNHEDFALANYGGPLYNVKELTRDHHPDREDERRRVEAAGGYVLEWAGVYRVNGELALSRAIGDVPFKRYGVISTPELTGWQLLSANDSFLIASSDGVFEKMSMQDVCDMMLYAKYGVNQDFEPLAVVQQNLADFIVHLALQKGTTDNVAAVVVPLGSPSSSGARIEDWHHLEENSVTSVLPLQTIPYQHKSDDGVSSAVIEMEYFKRSLAKFQRFLVDAKLKRLGCFYLSESLDEDMDFIFRVPKDYQHEGVHDFNHMATENVLSSDGNLEKYKDRNFCWHLVHQDDEMGRCTSPEGFANYFGLLNSVSHNGNRSSSSHAFGYKIADIRYKLKRRFDRGSYGEVWLAFRWNCSDDVDVHKDPSHFSTILTPDSYNCTSSNTASSSDENHGSDMIDGDLFILKRIMVERGNAAYLSGLREKYFGELFSNASKTLEVLSRMESSSATFPMDMQFIEYTFPEQNISAVEESLKHVARFIESFESESREIWLVYRNEGRSLSKLLYAAEETKLVTGDDTERVRYIQVLQPSKWWYWLRTTKAGQTQMQNLLWQLLMGLKACHDRNITHRDIKPENMIICFEDLKTGKCLREIPSEATENKLNMRLIDFGSAIDDFTLKHLYGSGPTRSEQTFEYTPPEALLNSSWFQGSKSARLKYDIWSVGVVMLELIVGSPHVFQISDRARILMDQRLEGWSEETKELAYKLRSYMELCILVPGISTQQQGSINSERGHGGLASWKCSEESFARQVKILDPLKMGFPNLWALRLARQLLVWHHEDRLSVDEALNHPYFQEPP comes from the exons ATGTCCTTACCGCTATCCGGCCACCGTACCATCCTCCTTCTCATCCTCATCGAGCTcctagtgccgctccggtgcgcGGGGGAGTCGGCGACGTGCCTTGCTGTGTACCGCGAGGGCGGCGCGCCCGCGGTGTACCAGTCCGCGCACTGCCCCCGCTGGACCATCCTCTCCGCCGGCGAGGGGGATGGGGACAAGggcccctcctccccgcagccgagGAGGTGCCATGTGGCGGCTCACCGTGGCCGCCGCCGCTCCCAGGAGGACCGCGCCGTCTGCGCTCTCGGCATCCGCATCCCCTTCATAG AGCAAATGAGAATTAAAGAGGTGGATGTCGGAGTGATGGCCATATTTGATGGTCATAATGGAGATGAGGCCAGTGAGATGGCTTCTAAGCTCTTACTGGAGTACTTGTTGCTTCATGTTTATTTTCTTCTTGACGGTATATACTCCATCATATTCAGAAACTCAACCGGAAAGCTGACACATAAGGAAGTTACTATTCTTAACAGTGTTCTTGACCTGTACAAAGAGGATCAGCCCAATCATGGCCAGAG GTCATGTTGGACATCACCCACTATTCTAGATCGATCTTTTCACATGGAAATTCTGAAGGAATCATTATTGAGGGCAGTTCAGGATATTGACCTAACATTCTCCAAGGAAG CTTTACGAAAAAAATTCAAGTCCGGTTCAACAGCTACTGTGGTCTTGATAGCCGATGGCCAAATCATAACGGCTAATGTGGGAGATTCAAAAGCATTTTTGTGCTCACGAAGTCATGCCCCATACCGCCAAAAGA GGAAACGGAGAAGAAAGAGAAACTCTAGCAATCATGAGGACTTTGCTTTGGCAAACTATGGTGGACCACTTTACAATGTAAAGGAGTTAACCAGGGACCATCATCCGGATAGAGAGGATGAGAGAAGGCGTGTAGAAGCTGCTGGTGGTTATGTTCTTGAGTGGGCTGGTGTATACCGTGTTAATGGTGAGCTCGCACTATCTCGAGCTATTGGCGACGTGCCTTTTAAACG GTATGGTGTAATATCCACACCTGAACTGACAGGGTGGCAGCTTCTGTCAGCAAACGATAGCTTTCTTATTGCCTCCTCTGATGGTGTCTTTGAGAAAATGAGTATGCAAGATGTTTGCGACATGATGCTGTATGCGAAATATGGTGTTAACCAGGATTTTGAACCCCTTGCTGTCGTGCAACAGAATTTGGCGGATTTTATAGTTCATCTTGCTTTACagaaaggcacaacagacaatgtAGCAGCTGTGGTTGTTCCATTGGGATCTCCTAGTAGCTCTGGAGCTAGAATAGAAGATTGGCACCATCTTGAAGAAAATTCAGTGACATCTGTTTTGCCTTTACAGACCATTCCATACCAACACAAGTCAG ACGATGGAGTTAGTTCAGCTGTTATTGAAATGGAGTATTTCAAGCGCTCATTGGCAAAGTTCCAGAGATTCTTG GTTGATGCAAAGCTTAAGAGACTCGGTTGTTTCTACTTATCTGAGAGTCTTGATGAAGACATGGACTTTATATTTAGGGTACCCAAGGACTATCAGCATGAAGGAGTCCATGACTTCAATCACATGGCAACTGAAAATGTGTTATCTTCTGATG GAAATCTTGAAAAATACAAGGACAGAAACTTTTGCTGGCACCTTGTCCATCAAGATGATGAAATGGGACGGTGTACTAGTCCTGAAGGGTTTGCAAATTATTTTGGCTTGCTTAATTCTGTCTCACATAATGGAAACAGATCAAGCAGTTCACATGCATTTGGCTATAAGATAGCTGACATCAG GTACAAGCTGAAGAGAAGATTTGATCGCGGTTCATATGGTGAAGTCTGGTTGGCATTTCGTTGGAACTGCTCTGATGATGTAGATGTACATAAAGATCCTTCCCACTTTAGCACTATACTTACACCAGACTCATATAATTGCACAAGTTCAAACACAGCATCGTCATCTGATGAAAATCATGGCTCAGACATGATAGATGGTGATTTATTCATATTGAAGCGCATAATG GTGGAAAGAGGAAATGCTGCTTACTTGAGTGGATTGCGGGAGAAGtattttggagaattattttcaAATGCTTCAAAAACCCTTGAAGTTTTGTCAAGGATGGAATCATCATCTGCAACGTTTCCGATGGACATGCAATTCATTGAGTATACCTTTCCAGAACAGAACATCTCAGCTGTTGAAGAATCACTGAAGCATGTGGCTAGGTTTATAGAATCTTttgaatcagaatcaagggaaatATGGCTTGTGTACCGCAATGAAGGCCGCTCATTGTCAAAATTGTTATATGCTGCTGAAGAAACAAAGTTAGTTACTGGTGATGATACTGAGAGGGTCAGATATATTCAAGTTCTGCAACCATCAAAGTGGTGGTATTGGTTAAGGACTACTAAAGCTGGGCAAACGCAAATGCAAAACCTCTTATGGCAACTG CTGATGGGTCTGAAGGCATGTCATGATCGTAACATCACTCACAGGGATATTAAACCTG AGAACATGATCATCTGCTTTGAGGATTTGAAGACGGGAAAATGTTTAAGAGAGATTCCATCTGAAGCAACGGAAAACAAGCTGAACAT GCGTCTTATTGATTTCGGCAGTGCCATTGATGATTTCACTTTGAAGCATCTTTATGGCTCAGGGCCTACTCG GTCTGAGCAGACTTTTGAATACACTCCTCCAGAGGCACTCCTTAATTCAAGCTGGTTTCAGGGATCAAAAAGTGCAAGACTAAA ATATGATATCTGGAGTGTTGGAGTTGTCATGCTGGAGTTGATAGTTGGTTCTCCACATGTTTTCCAGATAAGTGACCGTGCACGTATTTTAATGGATCAACGCCTTGAAGGGTGGAGTGAGGAAACAAAGGAGCTTGCATACAA GTTGAGGTCTTACATGGAACTGTGCATTTTAGTACCGGGGATTTCTACGCagcagcaaggcagcattaattccGAACGG GGCCACGGCGGGTTAGCTTCTTGGAAATGCTCTGAAGAATCATTTGCCCGTCAAGTGAAAATCCTAGACCCTCTTAAAATGGG CTTTCCTAATTTGTGGGCATTGCGACTAGCGCGCCAGCTACTAGTGTGGCATCAT GAGGACCGTCTAAGCGTTGATGAAGCATTGAACCATCCGTACTTCCAAGAGCCACCATAA